The genomic DNA CTTTCTCTAGACTTAGAAATAACAATTTTTTGTTGAATTTTTATCGCTTCAGAAAAGTTATTTTCTTTCACAAAAACCTTTACTAAATGCTTTTGCATCCAAATATTTTTAACATCTTTTTCAATGGCTCGATTGATATATTCTTTTGCTAAAAGTGTATTATTCAATTCTAAATAGTTTTTAGAGAACTCATAAAAAACAGCTAAATCATTTGGTAATATTTGATTACAACTCTCTAAATTTTCTATAGCTTTTTGGTAGTTTCCAATAGATTTCTGAGACAACGCTTTAAAGAAAAATTGCTGAAATTGCAACTCTTTTTCCTCTGTTAAATCTACCGCTGCGGGAATACTGTCTTGTGCAAGACATTTTAAAGAAATTATAAAAAAGAGCAAAGAAAAAAGAGACACCTTAAAATAATCTAATTGCCTCTCTTTTCTATACGCTATCTTTTTTACTCTAAAAATCATTAAGTTAATTCTGTATAATCTCCAATACTAACTGAGGTAAAATTACCATCAAACTTCGCATGATTTCCAATCATGGCATTGTCTAGTTTTGCATTCGAAATTACCACATTTGTTTGTATTAAAGAGTTTGTAATTGTCGTATTTTCTACAACACTATTTTCTCCTATAGAAACATAAGGTCCTATTTTTGTGTTTTTTAAAACTACATTCTTTCCAACATAACAAGGTTGAATAATTTCTGAGTTCTCTAACACAACGTCTTCAGACACTAAATTATTACCTGCTTTGTGTTCAAATTCTAAAACTTGCTTATTTGTATCTACCGTTGGGTCTTTCTTTCCACAATCCATCCAAGTAGTTACCGTTCCTGGAATAAATTTTGCACCATCTCTTTTTAATGTTTCTAAAACATTGGTTAATTGATATTCGTTGTTCTCTCTTAAATCATTATCAATTAAATATTGAATTTCAGTTCTTACTTTATCTCCGTCTTTAAAGTAGTAAATTCCAATAATTGCTAAATCGGAAACAAAATCCTTTGGCTTTTCAATAAAATCTGTAATAAAACCATCTTCTAATTTCACAACACCAAAAGCACTTGGGTCTTCTACTTGCTTTACCCAAATTGCACCATCTGCATTAGCATCTAATTTAAAATCTGCCTTAAATAAAGTATCTGCATACGCAACAACACAAGGGCCTCTCAAAGAATCTTTAGCACAAAAAAGTGCATGCGCAGTTCCCAAAGCTTCTTCTTGAACATAAACAGAACCTTTAGCACCTAATTCTTTTGCTATTTTTAATAAATTCTCTTTTGTGTTTGCAGGAAATCCTTTTTTGGCAGGTCCTATTATGAAGGCAATCTCATCTATTTTTTCATCTATTACAGATGAAATGTCTTCTACCAATCTTTGTACAATTGATTTTCCAGCAATTACAGTTAAAGGCTTAGGAACAGTTAACGTATGTGGTCTCAAACGAGATCCGATTCCTGCCATTGGTACAATTATCTTCATATATTTTTTTTCGAATTTTAAAGTTGCAATATACTATTATTAAAAAGATTTTAAAAAAATATAAGAAAAGTCAAAGTAAAAAGATCTTTTAAGAAGATTTAAAAAAAAGGACCTTGAATAACAACAATTAAAAAAGAGAAGAAATGCTTTTTTTAAACAGGTATTAAAACCAAACATAGCATTGTATACTAAAAATCATATCCCTGAATTCAGGGATACCCATACCTGAATTCAGGGATATAAAAAAAACACTGTTTTCAGGGATTGAATTAAATTTAATAATTTAATACTTTTGATGTGTTATTGATAATAAATTAAGACATTTTAACTAATTGACACTAATATAAGTAATGTGATTATTTTTTACACAAAACCCTGTTTCCAAAAACTCCCTATACATGAAAAAAAACTTCAAAACTCTGTTAACACTAAAAACTCTAGTTATCGAGCAATTTGATAAAACTCTATTTAAACTAACAATTCGACAATGCTAAACATTATTAGTAATCCTTTTGTAGAAAACATATTAATAATTAACACAAATAATCAATTCAGAAAAAAAAACAAGTCTTGTCGTTTAGACTTTTACTAAAAAACGATATAACAAATTCAATTAATCACTATTCTTAAAACTATTTACAAAGATGAAAAAAAGGTACATTAGTAAACTTCTTACAATTGGAGTCTTTATGATTTCTGCTTTCAACATGAATGCACAAAAACAAGAAGAATTAACAAAAATTAGCAGTAAGTACAATCAAGAAAAACTTACTACGTTAAAAAACGATTTTAAACAAAAGGCTTCTTTAGAAAAACAAAATGCAATTACAATTGCAAAGAGTAAGGGATGGAAAACTAGATTTACCAATAAGAAAGGTGAATTATTAGAAATTCAAAAAGTAGTAAATGGAAAACCAATTTATTATACCACTTTTAATGTTGCAGCCGCAAAATCTACAAGAACAAATCATTTAAACAACGGTGGTTCTTTAGGCTTAAATTTGATGGGGCAAAATATGACTGCTCACGTTTGGGATGGCGGATTAGCAAGAGCATCTCACCAAGAATATGATGGTGCTGGTGGTACAAATAGATTCTCTATTGGAGATGGCACAACAGCTTTACACTACCATTCTGCTCACGTAACAGGTACAATTATGGCTTCTGGTGTTGTTGCAAATGCAAAAGGAATGGCGCCTCATGCAAGTGCTGTTGGTTATGATTGGAATAATGACACTTCTGAAGCTATAAACGCAGCTTCAAACGGAATGTTAGTTTCTAATCATTCTTATGGTTTTGCTACAAGAAATGCACAAGGTCAACCTCAACTTCCAGATTATTATTTTGGAGGGTACATTACAGACTCTAGAGATTGGGATAACATTATGTTTAATGCACCAAACTATTTAATGGTTGTTGCAGCAGGAAATGATGGAAATGATAATTCTGCTAATGGTGCTCCATTAGCTGGAAATTCTTCTTATGACAAATTATCTGGTCATGCAACTGCAAAAAACGGTATGGTTGTTGCCAACGCAAATGATGCTAATATAAATGCAAATGGAAACCTGCTTTCCGTTACTATAAATTCTTCTAGTAGTGAAGGACCAACAGATGATTACCGTATTAAACCAGATATTACTGGAAACGGAACATCTGTATATTCTACTTATTCGTCTAGTAATACAGCTTATAATAGTATTACTGGTACTTCTATGGCATCGCCAAATGTTGCGGGTACACTATTAATTTTACAACAACATGCTAACAATGTTAGAGGTTCGTTTATTAAAGCTTCAACTTTAAAAGGAATTGCTTTACATACTGCAGATGACGCAGGTTCTAATGGACCAGATGCAATTTTTGGCTGGGGATTAATGAATGCTAAAAGAGCTGCTGTAGCAATTACTCAAAACGGTACTGAATCTAAGATTGAAGAACTAACTTTATCTAGCGGACAAACGTATCAAATTACTGTAGATGCTGATGGAGTTAATGATTTAATGGCTTCTATTTCTTGGACAGATAGAGCAGGAACTGCAACTACTACAGCAAATTCAAGTACTGCTGTTTTAGTAAATGATTTAGATATTAGAGTTTCTAAAAACGGAACAACCTATACTCCTTGGAGATTAACAGGAGTAACAACAAATGGAAAAGGTGATAATACTGTAGATCCTTATGAAAGAGTTGATGTTGCTAACGCTTCAGGAACTTATACAATTACTGTAACTCATAAAGGTTCTTTAACTGGCGGAAGTCAAAATTATTCATTAATTGTAACTGGTTTATCAGGAACGCCTGTTGTATGTAATGCAACAATCCCTTCTAATCTTACTGTTGATGAATTTGGAGCTTCAACCGCAACTGTTTCTTGGAATACTGTTGCTGGAACTTCTTACGATTTTAGATACCGCAAAACAGGTACGTCAACCTGGACAACTTCTGCTGTTGCAGGAACTTCGGTTTCTTTAACAGGATTATCTACTCAAACTTCTTATCAAACTCAAGTAAGAAGCAAATGTCCTAATAATTCTACCTCAGCATATTCTAGTGCTGTTAGTTTTACAACTTCAGATGTTCAGCTTAATTATTGTGCTTCAAACGGAAATAGTGTTGCAGATGAATACATAAGTAAAGTAGTTCTTGGAGGTATAAACAATACAACCGGAGCTTCATCAAGCGGATACGCTGATTACACCTCTCAATCTACAAGTTTAACGAAAGGAGTTTCTTCAACAATTACAATTACCCCAACCTGGGCAGGAGCTTCATATAACGAAGGTTATGCTGTATTTATTGACTATAATAAGGATGGTGATTTTACAGATAATGGAGAAACCGTTTGGACAAAAACAGCTTCTAAAACAAAACCTGTAAGCGGTTCATTTACTGTGCCAACATCTGCAACTACAGGAGCAACTAGAATGCGTGTAGTAATGCAATACAATACTGTACCTTCTGCTTGTGGAACCTATAATTATGGTGAAACAGAAGATTATACTGTAAACATAACCGGAAGTAGTGCAGATACAATAGCACCAACTGCGCCTACAAATGTATCAGCTTCAGCTATTACCCAAACTACGGCTACATTATCTTGGACAGCATCTACAGATAACGTAGGAGTAACAGGATACGAGATATTTAGTAACGGAACAAGTGTTGGAACCGTAACAGCAACTTCTGCTAACATAACTGGTTTAACAGCAAATACTTCATACTCATATACTATAAAAGCTAATGATGGAGCAGAGAACACATCTAACTCAAGTAATAGTGTGTCATTTACAACATTAGGAAGTACGCTAGTATATTGTTCCTCTAAAGGAAATAGAGTAACTTATGAATGGATCGATTATGTGAGTTTTGGAGGAATGACAAATACAACTGCAGCAAACGCAGGATATGGAGATTTTACTTCAAAAACAGCAACAGTATCTAAAGGAAGTGATAACCAACTGATAATAAGTGCAGGTTTTGCAAGTACTGCATATACAGAACATTGGGCAGTTTGGATCGATTTTAATCAAAACGGAACTTTTGAAGAAAGCGAAAAAGTTACTTCTGGTTCTTCTTCTAGTGCGGCTAATTTAACTGCAACTATTTCAATTCCTTCTTCAGCTAATACTGGTCAAACAAGAATGCGTGTTTCAATGAAATACAATAGTGCGCAAACAGCTTGTGAAACATTTTCTGATGGAGAAGTAGAAGACTACACAGTAAATATTACAAACGCTACAGCAAATTATACTACATTTAGTAATACTAATTCTAAAAATGAATTAGGAAATGAAAGTAAAGCATTCGATTTTACAGTATATCCTAACCCTGTAAAAGGAACTGTTTTAAACATTCACTTAAATGATGCTAGAGAAGTTAACTTTGCAATTACAAACATGTTAGGGCAAACCTTAAAAAGTGGTATTTTAACAAAACAACCTATAGATGTTAGTCCTATTAAAACAGGTGTTTACATGTTAGAAATAACTGATGGACAAAAGTCTGTTGTTAAAAAATTCGTTAGACAATAATTTAATTTTATTACTCTAAAAAAAACCTCAAGCTATGCTTGGGGTTTTTTACATTATAAGTGAGAATTTTACCTAAACAAAAAACATAGTGTTTTCAGAGGTTGATATTAATTGGGAAACTATAAAGACAGCTTTGTTAGCAACAAATATAAATAACGTAGTTAAAAACTATAAATCAGCTAGAACAAACTGTTAAAACAAAAAAGCCAACAACATCAAAATAAACTAGAAACGGGTGTTTATATTAAAATACATCCACAATTCATCATAATCTGGTAATATTAGCAATTACTAGCCTATAAAATATTTTTTCTCCAAAATATCTGCGGTTAAGTTTGTAAACAAATTCATTTAAGTATAATTGCAAGTATTTTTTCTTTATTTTATGGTAATTTCCGACAAAACTGTGTTTTACATTACTAATTGTAATATGTACCCACTTTAAGGTTTCCTTAGAGATTGTTTCGTTTGATTTTTCACAGATATGTAATTCAACATAATCAGCAATGTTTACATGCGATGTACTTTTCTGTAAATACAATGGTTTACTCATTATCTATTACATTTTTAAAAGCTTCATTTGTTTCTCTAGCTTTATGATCTTCAAATACTTTAGCTTTAAAGTAACAAGATTGTCTTTCTACTTTCCTGTGCCTATGTTTTAAAGAATGGCGTTCTCAGCCATAATTATAACATTAGATTTTGTTTTACTGCCATGTCTTAATTTTTGAGTCTTGTGTGCATTTTCTGACGCTTCAATAGAAAAATAACCTTGTCCACTTCTATCATTCCCGCTAAAGTATACTATCATCTCTAAGCCATTACTTTTCTTAATTTATGAACCATTTACCAAACGGGTCATACCGTTTTAGACCTAATTGACGCTGAATTTCTTTAGAGGTAAAACCTTTCTTTGTGGCAATAAGTAAGAAAAACGTTTTCTACCAAATCAAAAATATAAATTTTGAATTTTGCATAACGGTTCGTTCCACTTCGTAAAGAAGTTCTACTTCTGCAGGTTCTACATTCATAGCTCCATTGACTTTTTATCCGATAATGTGTTGTATTTGAACACTTCTTCCACAAATTACTCCAACTTATCTCGTTCTTCTTTAAAAGTAGCTACACAAGATTTTTCGCTATCAAAATTCTGCTGTAAATTTAGAAATATCCATATCTTTATTTTTCTTAAAGAGAATAAACAATTAACAGTTATTAGTAATTACGGGTATACATTTTTTTTTCATCATTATTTATTGAAAAGAATAAGCTTTTAGCATTTTATTAAAAATATCATAATTGTTATAAATTCCTGAAAAATTCTTAGCTCCAGGTCCATAAGCAAAAACAGGAATCATAACTCCAGTATGTCCTTTTGTTACAAATTTAACCTCAACTTCACCTGTTTTCATATTACCATTAGTAATTGCCATACCTCCCGTTTCGTGGTCTGCTGTAATAATTACTAATGTATTACCATCTTTTTCTGCAAAATCAATAGCCTCACCAATTACTTTGTCAAAATCTAGCATTTCATTTATTACATATTCGGTGTCGTTTGCATGCCCACCCCAATCAATTTGAGAACCTTCAATCATAACAAAAAAACCTTTTTCATTTTGATTTAAGATATTTAAGGCAACTTTAGTTGATCTTAGTAATTCTTCACCACGACCTTCGGAGACTTTTAACTGTTGTTCTTCAGCTAAAAAGGCTGCTAGTTTACCTTTTGAAATTTTTTCAACTTCGTCTATAGAATTAGCAATTTGATAGTTCTGTATCTCTAACTCTTTTATCAGGTTTCTACCGTCTTTTCTGTTCGAAAAATATTTTCTCCCACCACCAATAAACAAATCAATATCTGTTTTAAGAAAATCTACTGCAATTTCTTCGTCCATTTTTCTAGAAGGTTGATGAGCAATAAAAGAAGCTGGTGTTGCATGGGTAATAGAACATGTAGCTAAAAGACCTGTAGCAAGACCTTTTTTTTCTGCAATTTCTAAAATTGTAAGTAAATTATTTTGGATACTATCTACACCAATTGCACCATTATAGGTTTTTTCTCCAGTAGCAAATGAAGTTGCACCAGCTGCTGAATCTGTTACGAAATTATCTGTCGCTTGGTTTTTGTGGAAACCTACAAATTGAATACGTTCTAGATTTAACTTGCCTTTATTTGCAGTTAATCCTCCATAAATTTGTCCGACACCCATTCCATCACCTATTAAAAGAATAATATTTTTTGGTTGTTTTATTTCTTGTTCATTTTGTGCAAAAAAAATTGTAGGAAAACATAAAAGAGAAAAGATTAATTTTAAAGTTATTTTCATTATATAAATATTTTTTGTTAAAATCTAGTAACCCTACAATGTTAAATACAGGGTACTAGAAATAAAATTACTACTTTACAGACCAAATATCTTGAAATAAATCATCCGTACCACCAAACTGACTTTGAATCGCTTCTGTATAATTAGCTGTATTATATGTTTGCTCGTCAATAGGATACTGCCAACGTCTTGGTAATTTTCCTGTTGCGTTTAATCCTGCTCCTGTTGTAATAAAAGTAACTGGATAACCTGTTCTACGTTGATTGTAAAAAGCTTCACTTCCTGAGTTTTGAAAAAATGAGATGTATTTTTGTGTAATAATTTGCTTTAAACCATCTTCATTATTTCCTTTGTAAGCTACTTCGCTATTATTAAGAAAATCATTAATAGAAACAGTTACTGTACCTAGAGTTACACCAGCTAAATCGCCAATTGTGAGGTTATCTCCTTCAATTAAACCATGAAACTCTAAAGAAGCATTAATTCCTTTTAGGTAATAAGTCGCTGTATCAGCTGTTACCCATCCTCTATTAGCTGCTTCTGCAATATTTAAACACATTTCAGAGAAACCTATAATAATACCTGGTTCTGGCCCTACATTTGACACATAGTATCTGTTATAGTTTGTATAAGAATAAGCCCCATTAGTTTCGTTTGCCGCTAATTCACTTAAACTTTGTGAAATATTAGCCCCTACATATGCTGTAAAATCATTTACATTTTTACCATTTTCTATTTGAACAGGCGCAGGAGTTGCTATGGCAAAAGTTCTTGGATCTTGAGTTGTTGTAGTAAGTTCTAAATAAGTTGACGAAATATTTCGGTAATTATTTAAAGAGTTTTGAGGATAAAGTGGATAAATGTTTACATTTTCATTATATATAAACGCAAAATTATCTGTATTACCAACCATAATAGGGTACTTATTAGGATTGCTAATTACTTCAGCAAATTTTTGTTTTATATTTAAGTCTGGAGTATCGTTAGCTCTTTTACTTAAACTTATTAAGACTCTTAGTTTAAACGTATTTACAAGTTTTTGCCACTTACTAAGGTCATTATTATAATAAATATCACCTTCAATTACACTAACAGCACTGTTTATTAAAATTAATTGAGCTAATTCCGTATTTGCGACTTCTAAAAGCTCTAAACATTGTTTATAAATGTCTTTTTGAGAGTCGTATTTAGGAGTAAGATTTTCTAACCCTAAAACAGATTCAGACATTGGAGTGTCACCTACCTTTTGAGTTTGTATAACAAATAAATATGCTTTTAAAAATTTCGCAACAGCACTGTAAGCATTAATTGGCTCGTTATAAATACTAAGAGCCTGTTCTTCCATTTTAGTTACATTTTTTAAGATTTTATATGAATTCCCATTTGTTGTTGACCAGGCGTAATTATTTTGCCCCCCATAATAAGCATCATTAGA from Polaribacter sp. ALD11 includes the following:
- a CDS encoding SusD/RagB family nutrient-binding outer membrane lipoprotein, producing MKKYITKLLLILPLIIGLNGCQNYDDLELNQNIPNEDQLIPPSYLLSGVLFDIYNETGASWSGKTRLNQFLVSNDAYYGGQNNYAWSTTNGNSYKILKNVTKMEEQALSIYNEPINAYSAVAKFLKAYLFVIQTQKVGDTPMSESVLGLENLTPKYDSQKDIYKQCLELLEVANTELAQLILINSAVSVIEGDIYYNNDLSKWQKLVNTFKLRVLISLSKRANDTPDLNIKQKFAEVISNPNKYPIMVGNTDNFAFIYNENVNIYPLYPQNSLNNYRNISSTYLELTTTTQDPRTFAIATPAPVQIENGKNVNDFTAYVGANISQSLSELAANETNGAYSYTNYNRYYVSNVGPEPGIIIGFSEMCLNIAEAANRGWVTADTATYYLKGINASLEFHGLIEGDNLTIGDLAGVTLGTVTVSINDFLNNSEVAYKGNNEDGLKQIITQKYISFFQNSGSEAFYNQRRTGYPVTFITTGAGLNATGKLPRRWQYPIDEQTYNTANYTEAIQSQFGGTDDLFQDIWSVK
- a CDS encoding GEVED domain-containing protein produces the protein MKKRYISKLLTIGVFMISAFNMNAQKQEELTKISSKYNQEKLTTLKNDFKQKASLEKQNAITIAKSKGWKTRFTNKKGELLEIQKVVNGKPIYYTTFNVAAAKSTRTNHLNNGGSLGLNLMGQNMTAHVWDGGLARASHQEYDGAGGTNRFSIGDGTTALHYHSAHVTGTIMASGVVANAKGMAPHASAVGYDWNNDTSEAINAASNGMLVSNHSYGFATRNAQGQPQLPDYYFGGYITDSRDWDNIMFNAPNYLMVVAAGNDGNDNSANGAPLAGNSSYDKLSGHATAKNGMVVANANDANINANGNLLSVTINSSSSEGPTDDYRIKPDITGNGTSVYSTYSSSNTAYNSITGTSMASPNVAGTLLILQQHANNVRGSFIKASTLKGIALHTADDAGSNGPDAIFGWGLMNAKRAAVAITQNGTESKIEELTLSSGQTYQITVDADGVNDLMASISWTDRAGTATTTANSSTAVLVNDLDIRVSKNGTTYTPWRLTGVTTNGKGDNTVDPYERVDVANASGTYTITVTHKGSLTGGSQNYSLIVTGLSGTPVVCNATIPSNLTVDEFGASTATVSWNTVAGTSYDFRYRKTGTSTWTTSAVAGTSVSLTGLSTQTSYQTQVRSKCPNNSTSAYSSAVSFTTSDVQLNYCASNGNSVADEYISKVVLGGINNTTGASSSGYADYTSQSTSLTKGVSSTITITPTWAGASYNEGYAVFIDYNKDGDFTDNGETVWTKTASKTKPVSGSFTVPTSATTGATRMRVVMQYNTVPSACGTYNYGETEDYTVNITGSSADTIAPTAPTNVSASAITQTTATLSWTASTDNVGVTGYEIFSNGTSVGTVTATSANITGLTANTSYSYTIKANDGAENTSNSSNSVSFTTLGSTLVYCSSKGNRVTYEWIDYVSFGGMTNTTAANAGYGDFTSKTATVSKGSDNQLIISAGFASTAYTEHWAVWIDFNQNGTFEESEKVTSGSSSSAANLTATISIPSSANTGQTRMRVSMKYNSAQTACETFSDGEVEDYTVNITNATANYTTFSNTNSKNELGNESKAFDFTVYPNPVKGTVLNIHLNDAREVNFAITNMLGQTLKSGILTKQPIDVSPIKTGVYMLEITDGQKSVVKKFVRQ
- a CDS encoding alkaline phosphatase is translated as MKITLKLIFSLLCFPTIFFAQNEQEIKQPKNIILLIGDGMGVGQIYGGLTANKGKLNLERIQFVGFHKNQATDNFVTDSAAGATSFATGEKTYNGAIGVDSIQNNLLTILEIAEKKGLATGLLATCSITHATPASFIAHQPSRKMDEEIAVDFLKTDIDLFIGGGRKYFSNRKDGRNLIKELEIQNYQIANSIDEVEKISKGKLAAFLAEEQQLKVSEGRGEELLRSTKVALNILNQNEKGFFVMIEGSQIDWGGHANDTEYVINEMLDFDKVIGEAIDFAEKDGNTLVIITADHETGGMAITNGNMKTGEVEVKFVTKGHTGVMIPVFAYGPGAKNFSGIYNNYDIFNKMLKAYSFQ
- a CDS encoding sugar nucleotidyltransferase, whose translation is MKIIVPMAGIGSRLRPHTLTVPKPLTVIAGKSIVQRLVEDISSVIDEKIDEIAFIIGPAKKGFPANTKENLLKIAKELGAKGSVYVQEEALGTAHALFCAKDSLRGPCVVAYADTLFKADFKLDANADGAIWVKQVEDPSAFGVVKLEDGFITDFIEKPKDFVSDLAIIGIYYFKDGDKVRTEIQYLIDNDLRENNEYQLTNVLETLKRDGAKFIPGTVTTWMDCGKKDPTVDTNKQVLEFEHKAGNNLVSEDVVLENSEIIQPCYVGKNVVLKNTKIGPYVSIGENSVVENTTITNSLIQTNVVISNAKLDNAMIGNHAKFDGNFTSVSIGDYTELT